One genomic segment of Erythrolamprus reginae isolate rEryReg1 chromosome 2, rEryReg1.hap1, whole genome shotgun sequence includes these proteins:
- the SUB1 gene encoding activated RNA polymerase II transcriptional coactivator p15 isoform X2, producing the protein MPKSKELVSSSSSGSDSDADTAHANHLLSEKRKKQTAPEKPVKKQKTGESSRGAASSVQSSNRDDNMFQIGKMRYVNVRDFKGKVLIDIREYWMDQEGEMKPGRKGISLNPEQWSQLKEQISDIDDAVRKL; encoded by the exons aTGCCTAAATCAAAGGAACTTGTGTCTTCAAGCTCATCTGGCAGCGATTCAGATGCTGATACAGCG CATGCAAATCATCTGCTGTCA gaaaagaggaaaaaacaaacagcccCAGAAAAACCTGTGAAGAAACAGAAGACTGGCGAAAGTTCCAGAGGTGCAGCCTCCTCTGTGCAAAGTAGCAACAGAGATGACAATATGTTTCAG attggtaaaatgagataCGTCAATGTTCGGGACTTTAAAGGTAAAGTCCTAATTGATATTAGAGAATATTGGATGGATCAAGAAGGTGAAATGAAACCTGGCAGAAAAG GCATATCTCTAAATCCAGAACAGTGGAGCCAGCTGAAGGAACAGATTTCTGATATCGATGATGCAGTAAGGAAACTGTAA
- the SUB1 gene encoding activated RNA polymerase II transcriptional coactivator p15 isoform X1 has product MPKSKELVSSSSSGSDSDADTAHANHLLSAKEKRKKQTAPEKPVKKQKTGESSRGAASSVQSSNRDDNMFQIGKMRYVNVRDFKGKVLIDIREYWMDQEGEMKPGRKGISLNPEQWSQLKEQISDIDDAVRKL; this is encoded by the exons aTGCCTAAATCAAAGGAACTTGTGTCTTCAAGCTCATCTGGCAGCGATTCAGATGCTGATACAGCG CATGCAAATCATCTGCTGTCAG ccaaggaaaagaggaaaaaacaaacagcccCAGAAAAACCTGTGAAGAAACAGAAGACTGGCGAAAGTTCCAGAGGTGCAGCCTCCTCTGTGCAAAGTAGCAACAGAGATGACAATATGTTTCAG attggtaaaatgagataCGTCAATGTTCGGGACTTTAAAGGTAAAGTCCTAATTGATATTAGAGAATATTGGATGGATCAAGAAGGTGAAATGAAACCTGGCAGAAAAG GCATATCTCTAAATCCAGAACAGTGGAGCCAGCTGAAGGAACAGATTTCTGATATCGATGATGCAGTAAGGAAACTGTAA